The DNA segment TAGCTCTGAAGTTAAAGCCAAAACAAGTGCGAGAACGATAAGCACGATCAGAACTTTCTGAGGCTGATTTGCCGTCTGTACCTTGCTAAATGCAAAAACTCCCGCAATAACGACTGCAATTCCTAACAACAATAGTCGCCACAAGAGGAAGCTTGTCGATATCTCAGATGCCACATATTCCGCAGCATCGCCACCGTGCGAAAGGGCGAGCAGATATATTGGATACGTTACGAAAATAGCGATACCGGCAACTGTTGCGACTACTGACAATCCCCTCAGAGATGCTCGTAGGAAAGCAACCAGTTCAGCGTTTAACGGCTCTTTGGCTTGTTTACGTATCTTCGCCAGTGGATTGCTCGTCCATACGATGAGTAAGGCGACTGCTACAGCTAACGGCCCCGTAAGCAATGCAGATTCAAAGAAGAATAACGGTACAGATACGTTATTCCATGCTGGAATTGTCGAGGTCGAATAATATACGCCACTCATCGCAATTAACAAGAACAGTCCTGCAACAGCAGTCAAGATGGCGATAATCTCCCGAATACCACGAGTCAACCAGCCAAACCATTGAGATATAGCGAAAGCTGCACCGAATCCGCCAAACAATACTCCTGCCAGAAGTTCCCTGCTCAACCAGGAGGAGCCTAAATTATTCATTGTGTAAATAGCGTGGAACGGGTCGTTGAGATGGAAGAAAGCCGCGATAAATCCAGCAACCAAAAGTGGACCCACTGCATACATTCCAACATCGGTAATACGATCGATAGTACTCACTGTTAGTTTGCGATAGCGACCGAAGACTTGGATAGCACCCAGAGCCCAGAAAGCTCCAATGGACATCTGCGCAACAACAGTAAAAATGATCATGGGCAATTCATGAATATTCATCAGATCTCCTTAGGATTTGTAATCTGACCAGTACCTGAATCCCAGGCTTGGGCATCGCGATGAGGCGAAATAACCAAATGTGGTTTGGTGATTGAAGGATCCGGAAGCGGCGCTACCGAGTTAGTCTCTCCGTATTTTTCACGCAACTCATCAATAGGACCCCAGTCCAAAGCACGAGAAGGACAGGCAGACACACAGGCTGGATCTTTACCTTCAGAACGGTAGTCATAACAGAGATCGCATTTGGACATATGTCCGGTCTCAGCATTCAGTTGCGGAGCGCCATAAGGACAAGCCCACTGGCAATAGCGACAGCCCACACACTTTGATTCATCGACATAAACAGTGCCATCGGGGCGTCGACTCATCGCGGTGGT comes from the Arcanobacterium phocisimile genome and includes:
- a CDS encoding dimethyl sulfoxide reductase anchor subunit family protein encodes the protein MNIHELPMIIFTVVAQMSIGAFWALGAIQVFGRYRKLTVSTIDRITDVGMYAVGPLLVAGFIAAFFHLNDPFHAIYTMNNLGSSWLSRELLAGVLFGGFGAAFAISQWFGWLTRGIREIIAILTAVAGLFLLIAMSGVYYSTSTIPAWNNVSVPLFFFESALLTGPLAVAVALLIVWTSNPLAKIRKQAKEPLNAELVAFLRASLRGLSVVATVAGIAIFVTYPIYLLALSHGGDAAEYVASEISTSFLLWRLLLLGIAVVIAGVFAFSKVQTANQPQKVLIVLIVLALVLALTSELMGRSIHYDGLWREGLNTWQTIAG
- a CDS encoding DMSO/selenate family reductase complex B subunit codes for the protein MAEDYTKEGAQYGFHFDQSLCNGCKACQIACKDKHDLPVGVTWRRVVEYSGGSWQVQGNTFEPNVFAYYTSVSCNHCENAVCMEVCPTTAMSRRPDGTVYVDESKCVGCRYCQWACPYGAPQLNAETGHMSKCDLCYDYRSEGKDPACVSACPSRALDWGPIDELREKYGETNSVAPLPDPSITKPHLVISPHRDAQAWDSGTGQITNPKEI